GCTTGCCCGTGGTGGTCTTCTTGTTTTTGGTGGTGCTGTAGTTCTTACGCTTGCATTCCTGGCACTGCAGGTGAACGATGTCGCGCATTTGGACCTCCTAAGTCGGAGGGCGGTCTGGCTTAGGCCAGGATCTCGCCCACGTTGCCGGCGCCCACGGTGCGTCCACCCTCACGGATGGCGAACTTCAGGCCCTTGTCCATGGCGATG
This sequence is a window from Geothrix sp. PMB-07. Protein-coding genes within it:
- the rpmG gene encoding 50S ribosomal protein L33, yielding MRDIVHLQCQECKRKNYSTTKNKKTTTGKLEFNKFCRFCGGYKIHRETK